A DNA window from Malus domestica chromosome 12, GDT2T_hap1 contains the following coding sequences:
- the LOC103423287 gene encoding pyrroline-5-carboxylate reductase-like: MAGGGEVEVKPIDKEAFNLGFIGAGNLAASVAIGLVNQGILPPSRIFTAHRNPESRLDFTSVGIQVYQNNHQVAEECDVIIFSVKPQILKEVILDLRPLLSQNKLLVSLAVGHKLKALQEWAGHCRFVRVIPSTASVIGEAATVMHLGEAATVNDSELIADLFGAVGKVWKMDEKLSDAAAAIGGAGTAFAYVAIEAMADGGVAAGLPRKISLSLASQAFYGAAAMVMKTGKHPGQLKDQVASPGGTTIAGIHELEKGAFRASMMNAVVATTKRSHEMGQ, encoded by the exons atggCAGGAGGtggggaagtggaagtcaaacCAATTGACAAGGAAGCCTTCAATTTGGGGTTCATTGGAGCTGgtaacttggcagcaagtgtgGCCATCGGTTTGGTCAACCAGGGGATTCTACCACCTTCTAGAATTTTCACGGCTCACCGGAATCCAGAAAGCCGGCTGGATTTTACATCTGTTGGAATTCAGGTTTATCAGAACAATCATCAG GTAGCTGAAGAGTGTGATGTAATCATTTTCTCAGTGAAACCTCAAATAC TTAAGGAAGTAATCCTGGACTTACGGCCGCTACTTTCACAAAATAAACTTCTTGTGTCGCTTGCTGTGGGACACAAATTGAAAGCTCTACAG GAATGGGCCGGTCATTGTCGATTTGTTAGAGTAATCCCTAGTACCGCTTCTGTCATCGGTGAAGCAGCCACAG TTATGCACTTGGGTGAAGCTGCAACAGTAAACGACAGTGAGTTAATAGCAGACCTATTTGGAGCTGTTGGCAAGGTGTGGAAAATGGACGAGAAATTGTctgatgctgctgctgctaTTGG tGGTGCTGGTACAGCATTTGCGTATGTAGCAATAGAAGCTATGGCTGATGGAGGTGTAGCTGCAGGCTTACCACGAAAAATTTCTCTGAGTCTTGCTTCTCAAGCT TTCTATGGAGCAGCAGCCATGGTGATGAAAACAGGAAAACATCCAGGTCAGCTGAAAGACCAAGTTGCTTCACCTGGAGGAACCACCATTGCCGGGATTCATGAGCTTGAGAAGGGCGCATTTCGCGCAAGCATGATGAATGCGGTTGTTGCTACAACAAAGCGTAGCCATGAGATGGGTCAATGA